DNA from Drosophila suzukii chromosome 2R, CBGP_Dsuzu_IsoJpt1.0, whole genome shotgun sequence:
AACCCACTTACCCACCGACTGTAACTATAATCtgcaattttaattgaaattccTTCTTTATTTTGTATTGTGTGGTGCAAGTTTATCACAAATTGTGTGTATATATCATGTATATGTAAACAGAAACACGAGCAGTTCCCCAAAACGAACTTGAATTGGTGTTGCCTTAGCTGTAATCCTATGTACAAAGTCTTGTTTAGTTCTAGAAAATGAAATGGCATATGTACTCTGTTTATTTGACTAGCGATGTATAGTTTTTCGTTTGAGTTTATGTTAAGATCGTAGCCACTTTCAGCGGGTCATCGTTGGCTGTCCAGCCCCAATGCGTCATCATCTCGCTGGCCGAAGCATTGAACTAATTGAATAATATGCTAATATTGAACTTTTGCACGCTGGCAAGGGCGGGAGAAGATAGCTCTGATCTGTGTAATGAAATGGTTTGGACACGAGAGTCGATTCTTAGTGGTTCTGGATGCAATACGAAATCTTAGACGTACCCCTTAGCTGTAACGGATCCAATGGGCACTAATTCTAACTGTATATGTAAAGTACTAGCTTTTAAGGGACAATAACCAAGGCAACCACAAAAACCAGTTCATGCTTATTAAATACGCCCCTCGACGTTCATGTAATCGGATGATCCATTTTGTAACCATTGTCTAACATTGTCCGCTGCGTGTACATATATCCGTTTCGATCACAAGCCACCGCTTCTACGTTTTCCCGGCAATCGGAGCTGCAAAAACCGAAATCAGATATGACCTAATCCGCAATCGCTTCTGTAATTCTGTTCCTAGGTGATGGATACTCAATGAAAACGTTTGAGAGTATCACTAGCTTAGCCACCTCGCCGGCGAATAGTAGCTACTCGCTGTACAGCAACGGATTCGTGGTGACCACTATCGATAGTGCCCAAGACCCCGCCCGCAGCCAGAGTATCCAcaatctcagctacctgcagCCGCACCCGGCACTGCCCAATGGGCTGCAGCACATGCGGCACAGCTTCAGCAGCGATAGCGACAGTCGCAATCGCCTCGATCTGGATCAGGCTCTGGAGGTGCTCCAGCGACAGCAGCTGCCCCTGCACCCGAAGACCCCCAGCAGCCAGGTGGTGTATATCATGCAAAATGGAGGCGGAGGCAGGCCCATGGAAGGGCATCGGGAAGCGGCGgatgacgacgacgacgatgatGCGCTGAGCGTGGAGAACACGCGCCTCTAATTTTAGTTGATTCGTAATGCGTAATCCTTTTTTATGTAGTTAATGTCTTGCTTCCTTGGTTTGTAAAACGCATATGCCAATAACGATTCCCAAAAAGGAAACCCCGAACATTCGCTAGTAATATCCCCAAAACGTACTTagctttaatttttgtattgtCGAACCGACGGGAAACTTGAATTGTTGTTCAGTTGCTAGCAATTATCGATGTTTATACATATTTCTTTCTTATCCTCTCACTCTCCGATATTACCTAACCGAGAGTCTCAACTTAATATTCCAAAAACTTATAACTCCTAAGACTCCAACGATTCCGTTTGAAACTACGTACAACgattaatatttattgttatCCACCTAACTACTTTTCCACACTTCTTTATACCCACTACTCTACTAACTACGTACTTTAAGTTTTGCTCTTGCATTTACTTTATATTTTCCTTGCGAAAGAAACTCAACTTTAGTTTATGTTAAAGCCAAAATGGTAGTTGTAATCTGATTAGCCAATAATTGTATGATTATACATATAGCGAAACGTACCACACAAATAAATATGATTTTGTACTGAATTGAATACACTCGCCAGCATGGTTGATTCCGCTGTCAGCATTATATATTATTGAACTGCCAGCAgcgtttccgtttccggttCAGAGCCCAGTATTAATACGAAGTATTCGATTCGATTTGCACCTcacaaacaacaaccacaacaacacTAACACCGCTAACCAAAATTTCACATTGCCACAATCACAACCACAACCGAAAACTAAATGCAATTTTCCAAAAACCAAACTTTTTTCCAACGCATTGGCAACACGACGAACTGGGATTGGTCAAAACCAAATCGAAAAAATACGAAAATTTCGCAAAACGTAAACCTATAAACGCAATTTATTAGTTACGCTTACTGTTCCCGAGGATTCGCACTCAATACGAAGTTCGCTTGCAGGTACTTCAGTTGCCTCGCACGGCTCATCGGAAACCATGTCACTGGAGGACAATAAGTGAGTAGATGAGTCGGATTCAGATtcaaaatattgaataataccTGCCTTAAACGATGAAGCGGCTGCAAAGTGGGGTGCTGCATCGTTTAAAAGCTATCACTTGACTGTTATTCTTTCCAAATATCGTAAGCTAAGCCCTTTCAATACCATCCTCTTGCAGTATTCACCTGAGGACCGCCAACATGCTGCAGAACACTCCGCAGCGTGAAATGCTCCTGGGCACCTGACGTCAGCTGCCGCCTGCGTCCACCACGGCGCCGGCAGCTGCAGAGAATCGCCACACGCTCACCACAGCCACCTCTACGGGCCTAGCAGTAGCCGGAGCATCGGGAATTAGCCCCACATCTTCGCCCAGAGCCACGCCCACACCGCCGCCCGTGCCGCCGAGATCTCCGCTGGCGCTGGGATGACTAGCAAAGCAAAAGGCGGCGGCGAACCGGAGTGGGATCACCTAGTTCCTGGTGCTCGCCGCCGTCTGCCTTTGCTTAGCCTTAAGTCTTGTAGCCCTGCCACCGCTGAAACCACTAGAACTAGGACTTCCTTAGGAGCAGCATTAGCAAGCATTGGGCTTCGAAAGTCTGGAGTCACACACTTTGTACATACGCCGCGGGAAGCTTGGGGCCCGACTTGGTAGTGAAACCCGAATCTGGGATTAGATGcgccaaattaaatttacaacAGTTACGAGTTAAACAATTGATAAAAGCAATCGAGAATTACATACACAAAATGCTAATGGAACAATATTTAAGCAAGAGCAAATCGTATCTAATACACCTAAAAAGCGGTTAGAAGTCTATTTAATTGCATATTGAATTCAACTCAAACATATATTATAGAAATTGTTGTAAATTGTACTTGTATATACGTACCAAACAAAATACAAAGCAACGTTAAAAAGTTACGTCCATGAAATGCAAACGAATGTAAAGGCGAAAGGCAACCAAATATTAATTGAAAGCTATAGATAACAGAATCGAATGATTACGCTAGATTTATGTATAGTTATACCAGCATAGCAGTACACGACCAGAACAAACTGACAAATGAATTGagtatttataattaatttcatGATTAACCTTTACACGAACATGAATCACTAGTTTAAGTTTCTCAGCAAAGGAATTATGtttatttaagttaaaattattttcaagaGCGTTTCAAAATAAAACTGTCAACTGAAGCTAAGCTAATCCCCCGCCTTGGTGTCCAGTTTGCCGCCCTTTTCTATGATGGAGCCCAGATCCTTGAGGGACACCTCCCCGGTTCCTCGTTCCAGGGGCTGTGGTTGGTTGGGACCTGGCTTCCAGCCCACAAAGTAGATGATTTGAAAGGTGGCTGGTATGCCCTTCTCGTTGGGCTTCGCATAGAGCTCCTGGTAGATGGCACTGGCCGCCAGCATCGTCTCCCGACTGAGATGGACCGGCCGATTGAAGGCCGCGTTGTTCTCCGCCATGCCCTTGAGATCCCACATTAGTTCGAACATGCTGGGATACCCGATGACCAGTTCATCGGTGTCGATGGTTAGCATGGTGAAGCCGGCGCGGTTCAGCAGGGATCCAATATCCCGGATCTGGGTGAAGGGCGAGATGTGCGGGGATATGCCGCCCTTGCGTTCCAGCTCGGCCAGTTGCAGCGAGGAACGCAGCTCGTACAGCGTGTCTCCGCCAAACATGGAGGCTATGAACACGCCATCCGGTTTCAGACTGCGCTTGATCCTGGCAAAGCAGCCAGGCAGATCGTTTACCCAGTGCAGGCTCAAGCTGGAGATGACTAGATCCAGGGAGTTGTCCTCAAACTGAAAGCGATTTTCGTTTACACTTGTTACTTGAGGCTAAGTGGCCTAATTACCCACATCCAGATCCTCCTCATCCTTGACTATCTTCGACATTTTGAGACCAGGAGTGCCCTGGGCCTGCTCCAGCATCGATGCACTGGTGTCCGTCATTGTTAGATGCTCCACGCTCTCCGCCAGGATGTGCTGGGAGAGGTAGCCACGACTGCATCCTATGTCCGCCGCAGCCTTGAACTCCCGCTTGATGTCGAACACTCTGTCTGCCAGGCGGAAGCCCACCTCCTCCTTGAGGTAATCGTACAATCCTACATCTTCGCTGTGGGAGGAATTGATGGTTTAGATGGGTTCTTTGCTCCTATATGGGAAAAACTAACCTGAGGGCTGCTCGTTCCTTTTGCAATCTCTTGGCATTCCTATCGAATATGTGCTGCGGGGTTTGGCTGAGCGAGGAGAGGGGACGCAGCTCACATCTGACCTTTAAAGTCGATAGTTTAGTTAATTTTCGTAGCATTATCCCGTTTCGGATAATAGCAATGCTGTAATAAACACCCGGCTATGGATCAAATGAAAATATTGGGTAGATTTATTGTGTGCGTCGACGAATGTATACCCTaccatttttatatttatgttgTCAATGATATGAATTATAAATAACAAGATAATATTTTCGGAGCATTCAAATTATATAATGCacttttttaatctttttagAGCTTTCAAAttctatataaatataaatttttttttaatgaaaatggATAACACAATTAAATGTTACAAATGTGATCTATAAATGAAAATGCTTATTACATATTAGGGTAGGGTATACAGAGAACAGCTGATTGAACAGTGTTGGAAGCGAGCGAAACCCAAACAGCGGCACAGTGCCGTTGTCCAGCACTGATAGGCAGTGTTTTCTTTTGGCGCCAAAAGTGGCGGAGATCACCGCGAATTAATAATTCCATAAACATTaacattaaataaaatcatGAGTTTCTCGCGCAGTGCCCTGCGCTATGCGCACACCAATGGCTACACGGGACTCCTGTACACCCCGCGCGGCGAGTTCATCATCACGTGCGGCACAGATGGAGACATCCGGCACTGGACTTGCATCAGTGACGACGATCCACGATCCAGCTGCCTGGGCGAATTCGTCATGTGCATCGCCCACACGGGCACCCGGCTGCTGGCCTCCACGGATCGCAACACGGTGCATGCCTACACCTTTCCCGAAATGGACAGCGATGGCATTCTCATGCGGTTCACAGCTCCGGCAACGTGCCTCAAGGTTTCCGGGGCCTACACTGCTGCCGGCAGCGAGGATACCACCATTAAGGTGCTCAAGGGAGAGGCAGCTGGTAACGAAACCGTTCTGGAGGGGCACACGGGTCCTGTTCTGGCCCTGGACATGTTCGTGGAGCGGAAACTGCTCGTCTCCGTGGCTGGAGATGGCCAACTCAAGGTCTGGAACTTTGAGGAGGGCAAGGAGCTAAAGAGCATTGGTGGTCTGCCCAAGGTGAACAGTTTCGAGAGCGCAATGCTCTATGGTACACCCCATTTCGAGCCGCAGAGCGGCGAACTCTTGGCCTACGCCGCGGACAACGAGATTGTGGTTCTCAACACGGCCAACTGGGAGGTGGCCTTCAAACTGCGTGATGACTCGGTGTCAAGCAACTACAGTTGCTGCCAGTTCTCGCCAAATGGTGAACGCCTGGCCGCCGGAACAACCAAGGGCGAGGTGAGCATCTTCGACGTGAAGAAGCGGAAGGCCGTAGCAGTGGAGATGCCGCCCAACGACTGCAATGCCATAACATGCCTGGCCTGGAATCGTTCTGGGGAGGAGGAGGTGGCCTTCTGCGATGCCACTGGACAGCTGGGGACTGTCTTCCTCAGCGATGCAGAAGAGGCTGCCGGCGGCGATGGAATTGAGGATGACCAGGCCGAGCTGTTGGGCGATGACTATGTGTTCGAGGGTGGCGATGATTTGGAGGCCGCAGCGGACGACGGCGATGGCGTTAGTCTGGAGCAGCTAAAGCGGAAGGTGATGAACTTTGCAGATCCCGTGGACCACGATGATGCATCCAACCAATCCCTGGCTAGCAGCAGCAGAACTGTTCCTGCTCCCGCCGCTCCGCAAATCAAGCTCTTCAAGCAGCAGACCGCCTTCCAGCCCAGTGCCACGCCCAGCGATCTGGAGCATCGTTACATGGCCTGGAACGATGTGGGTATTGTCACTGCCCATGTAGAGCCCTCAGGCGATGGCTCCATCGATGTGGAGTTCCACGACGCTAGTATCCACCATGCCCTGCATATCAGCAACTACAACCAGCACAATTTGGCCAGCGTGAGTAGTGGAGCCTTGGCCCTGGCGTCCAACGAGTCCAGCAAGCTGGTGGTGATTGCTTTGGCCGCCGCCGGGAACAAGGAGTGGTCTCTCAGCCTGCCGGACTGCGAAAGTGTGGAGGCCCTGGTGGCCACCAGTCATCTTGTGGCCGTCGCCACCAGCTCGAGTTTTTTGCGCATCTTCAGCGTGATGGGCACACAGCGTGAGGTGCTGACCATTCCGGGACCAGTGGTGGCTATCTCTGGACATGAGCACAGCCTGATGGTGGTTTACCACAGTTCTGCACCCAGCCAGACGCAGCAGCATCTCTCCGCGATGTTGGTCAACATAAATGGTCTTAGTTTGCGTCAGGAATATCTTCCCGTCCCACTGACTCCGGGCAGACAGCTCGCCTGGCTGGGCTATAGTGACACGGGATCACCGAGCATCGGCGACAACATGGGTCTCC
Protein-coding regions in this window:
- the LOC108018097 gene encoding arginine-hydroxylase NDUFAF5, mitochondrial isoform X1; the encoded protein is MLRKLTKLSTLKVRCELRPLSSLSQTPQHIFDRNAKRLQKERAALSEDVGLYDYLKEEVGFRLADRVFDIKREFKAAADIGCSRGYLSQHILAESVEHLTMTDTSASMLEQAQGTPGLKMSKIVKDEEDLDFEDNSLDLVISSLSLHWVNDLPGCFARIKRSLKPDGVFIASMFGGDTLYELRSSLQLAELERKGGISPHISPFTQIRDIGSLLNRAGFTMLTIDTDELVIGYPSMFELMWDLKGMAENNAAFNRPVHLSRETMLAASAIYQELYAKPNEKGIPATFQIIYFVGWKPGPNQPQPLERGTGEVSLKDLGSIIEKGGKLDTKAGD
- the LOC108018097 gene encoding arginine-hydroxylase NDUFAF5, mitochondrial isoform X2, with the translated sequence MRRIWMWFEDNSLDLVISSLSLHWVNDLPGCFARIKRSLKPDGVFIASMFGGDTLYELRSSLQLAELERKGGISPHISPFTQIRDIGSLLNRAGFTMLTIDTDELVIGYPSMFELMWDLKGMAENNAAFNRPVHLSRETMLAASAIYQELYAKPNEKGIPATFQIIYFVGWKPGPNQPQPLERGTGEVSLKDLGSIIEKGGKLDTKAGD
- the Ctf4 gene encoding WD repeat and HMG-box DNA-binding protein 1; its protein translation is MSFSRSALRYAHTNGYTGLLYTPRGEFIITCGTDGDIRHWTCISDDDPRSSCLGEFVMCIAHTGTRLLASTDRNTVHAYTFPEMDSDGILMRFTAPATCLKVSGAYTAAGSEDTTIKVLKGEAAGNETVLEGHTGPVLALDMFVERKLLVSVAGDGQLKVWNFEEGKELKSIGGLPKVNSFESAMLYGTPHFEPQSGELLAYAADNEIVVLNTANWEVAFKLRDDSVSSNYSCCQFSPNGERLAAGTTKGEVSIFDVKKRKAVAVEMPPNDCNAITCLAWNRSGEEEVAFCDATGQLGTVFLSDAEEAAGGDGIEDDQAELLGDDYVFEGGDDLEAAADDGDGVSLEQLKRKVMNFADPVDHDDASNQSLASSSRTVPAPAAPQIKLFKQQTAFQPSATPSDLEHRYMAWNDVGIVTAHVEPSGDGSIDVEFHDASIHHALHISNYNQHNLASVSSGALALASNESSKLVVIALAAAGNKEWSLSLPDCESVEALVATSHLVAVATSSSFLRIFSVMGTQREVLTIPGPVVAISGHEHSLMVVYHSSAPSQTQQHLSAMLVNINGLSLRQEYLPVPLTPGRQLAWLGYSDTGSPSIGDNMGLLQLYRKSSNAWFPICDTMKQSSSVSHHFFVVAVSERRQIVQAVLCRGTSYPMTNPRPMVQELRMQIPLCDIEVEKSELEDALLRSSLMQVDGAEKMQKETAIKLFALACSSECETRARELIESIACTDLLQLAVKYATKRGRIHLSDRLCELLPQLEAVQEARKQQTLLGASGIAATIVLPMTPTSASQSGPKPKAIELNSAKRGTLKRLANSPNIFKAASAASRPSTPDITPSPLDTQENIFGESESEVPMGKTAEHRTPLNSVNPFAMKRKLNDTGVIFGSEKLKLAKK